One genomic window of Bactrocera dorsalis isolate Fly_Bdor chromosome 4, ASM2337382v1, whole genome shotgun sequence includes the following:
- the LOC125778154 gene encoding uncharacterized protein LOC125778154: MELAEQIDDSTFCTMNDEAPTRVMGTCNSSLDITIASGGQINSITMLTLGSDHQPIIISIVKPTDFVSVDNRTKANWVGFTEFTESTFNALPIPTDVCVDERQLRKVIAAAITRFIPARRVAEIRPIFPAELAVLANERDTLRHADPGDPRIRDLNLEIRRMVNQVTSMDSEKCTSPLQHLAS, translated from the coding sequence atggagctggcggaacagattgacgattcgacattctgcacaatgaatgacgaagcccccaccagagtcatgggcacctgtaatagctcgcttGATATTACCATTGCCAGTGGTGGTCAGATAAATAGCATAACTATGCTAACTCTCGGATCAGACCATCAGCcgataattatctcgatcgtgAAGCCTactgatttcgtttctgtggacaaccgtaccaaagctaattgggtcggcttcacggaatttactgagagcaccttcaacgctctacccattcctacggacgtatgcgttgacGAACGTCAATtgcgcaaggtgatcgcagcagctatcACTCGTTTCATCCCGGCTAGAAGagtagcggaaatccgccccattTTCCCAGCCGAACTAGCTGTTTTAGCtaacgagcgcgacaccttacgccatgccgaccCCGgtgatccccgaataagggatctcaatttggagattcggcgtatggtaaatcaagtcaccagcatggattccgaaaagtgcacatcACCACTACaacacttagcgtcataa